The Novipirellula artificiosorum genome contains the following window.
TGCAATCCGAGTCGCTGCAGCATGATGAGTGGGCTGCGGGCCGATCCCACCGCCAGCATCAAAGACGCTGCTTTTACTCTTCTTACTCGTAGTCCGAAACTCCACGCCCAAAGCATCCGCACCGCTGGCTGGCGATTCACTCTTTGGAGTGATGGCCAAACTGAACTTTACAACCACGATACCGATCCCGAAGAACTGAAAGATGCCTCCTCGCATCATGCAGACGTAGTCGCAGATCTCAAAGCTCGAATCAACAGCTTGCCACGCTTTCGTGCCGAATAATAACAATGACACAACCAGCATATTTAAGGACACTATGAGACACTTTCACTTTATGCTCGCGGCCCTCCCACTGGTTTTGGTTTCCTCCCTTTACGCCGAAGACACAACCAAGCCCAACGTTGTCTACATCATGGCTGACGATCTCGGCTGGGGCGATTTGCGCTGCTACGGCAATCAAGTCGTCGACACGCCCACGCTGGATGAATTGGCGAAGACAGGAGTTCGGTTTACTGATCATTACTCGCCGTCACCGCTCTGCGCACCAGCCCGCGCGGGGTTTCTCACGGGACGCTTCAATCATCGCACGGGCGCTGTGGATGTGCCGAGCAATCGCGGGCTCGACCGGCTTGATTTGTCAGAGAAAACTTTCGGCGACTACTTCCGTCACGCTGGCTATGCGACGGCGCTCATCGGCAAGTGGCACAACGGCGCGTATTCCCAGGACTACCTGCCGCACCGTCGCGGGTTCGACCTCTTCTTTGGCTTTCCCAATGGCGGACAGGATTACTGGAAATGGAACCTGCTCCGCAACGACGACGCCATGCCGCACGATGGGCGATATCTCTCGGATGCGCTCAACGACGAAGCCATCGCGTTCATTCGCAAGCAAAACGCACAACCATTCGCGCTGTGGCTCGCGCATCATGCGCCGCACAGTCCACTCGCCGCGCCCGAAGTGTTGGTGAAAAAATACCGCGAGCGTTTCGGCCAGGACGCG
Protein-coding sequences here:
- a CDS encoding sulfatase-like hydrolase/transferase, whose amino-acid sequence is MIQQLSALAIFLCLVSNSFASDRPNVLLIMADDFRDYGGAFTKAVVKTPNLDRLRSRGTTFERAYVQYPVCNPSRCSMMSGLRADPTASIKDAAFTLLTRSPKLHAQSIRTAGWRFTLWSDGQTELYNHDTDPEELKDASSHHADVVADLKARINSLPRFRAE